The following proteins are co-located in the Alcaligenes faecalis genome:
- a CDS encoding TolC family outer membrane protein, which translates to MRYNAEVMFSVVGAAQDLTEADVRGKKTLTVSSLLTALVLAQPVQAQENSLSFKDSIERAIMSNPELGARFQDFQSALEGQNVSRGALLPEVNAEGWVGREWRGSTSSASSVNWSRSGYSLQLRQLIFDGFSSINQVRQLGYEKLATYYDLLASVDSLALEAANAHIDVLRYREMERLARENYNLHLNILKQIEERSNSGVGRGVDLEQAYGRQSLAQSNVMTESGNLNDVLQRYRRIVGVAAPEVLQPAPSLSESLPTKTSDFLPSLRNSPSILAKQALYQAAEYGKHVAQGRMSPKLEFRAATGKDKNDPPGSSYRDAQNSNVQLVLSYNLFRGGADMARIRQTTAQQYAARDVRDYTCRNVQQDLSVAWNNIQRLRAQLPFLQQHELATSKVRVAYMQQFQIGQRSLLDLLDTENELFDARRALANATYDLQQAEYSWLMLSHRLVSAVGLAQPYSEQPDEAAKLDFPEEAFQACMTPVPDTSNLTPVTVDYRDDMAPPVLREKTAGLN; encoded by the coding sequence ATGCGTTACAACGCTGAGGTGATGTTCTCCGTTGTGGGCGCAGCACAGGATCTTACGGAGGCCGACGTGCGTGGTAAAAAAACTCTAACGGTAAGCTCGCTGCTGACAGCTCTTGTACTGGCTCAGCCAGTTCAGGCGCAGGAAAACAGCTTGAGCTTTAAAGACAGTATCGAGCGGGCAATTATGTCTAACCCTGAACTTGGTGCCCGCTTCCAAGACTTTCAGTCTGCGTTGGAAGGGCAAAATGTCAGCCGTGGCGCGTTATTGCCCGAGGTCAATGCTGAAGGATGGGTAGGTCGGGAGTGGCGCGGCAGCACGTCCAGTGCATCGTCAGTGAACTGGTCTCGCAGTGGCTATAGCCTGCAGTTACGTCAGTTGATTTTTGATGGTTTCTCGTCAATTAATCAAGTGCGCCAGTTGGGCTACGAGAAATTGGCCACATACTATGATTTATTGGCTTCCGTAGACTCTTTGGCGCTGGAGGCGGCGAATGCTCATATTGACGTACTGCGTTACCGCGAAATGGAAAGGCTGGCGCGTGAAAATTACAATCTGCACCTGAATATTCTCAAGCAGATCGAGGAGCGTTCCAACTCTGGTGTCGGGCGTGGTGTCGATTTGGAACAGGCATATGGCCGCCAGTCTTTGGCTCAAAGTAACGTTATGACCGAGTCCGGGAACTTGAATGACGTTTTGCAGCGTTATCGTCGTATCGTTGGGGTGGCGGCTCCCGAAGTGTTGCAGCCCGCTCCTTCCTTGAGCGAATCCCTGCCCACGAAAACCAGCGATTTTTTGCCGTCTTTGCGCAACAGTCCTTCCATCTTGGCTAAACAGGCTCTGTATCAAGCGGCTGAGTATGGCAAGCATGTGGCTCAAGGGCGTATGTCCCCCAAACTGGAGTTCCGTGCGGCAACAGGTAAAGACAAAAATGATCCGCCCGGATCGTCTTACCGTGATGCCCAAAACTCTAATGTGCAGTTAGTGCTGTCCTATAACCTGTTCCGTGGTGGGGCAGATATGGCACGCATCCGCCAGACTACTGCCCAGCAATATGCTGCGCGGGACGTTCGTGACTATACATGCCGTAACGTGCAACAGGACTTGTCCGTGGCGTGGAATAACATTCAACGTTTGCGCGCTCAGTTACCTTTCCTGCAACAACATGAGCTGGCTACGTCTAAAGTTCGTGTGGCCTATATGCAGCAATTCCAGATTGGCCAGCGTTCTTTGCTGGACTTGTTGGATACTGAAAACGAATTGTTTGATGCCCGTCGTGCGTTGGCCAATGCCACCTATGATCTGCAACAGGCCGAGTACAGCTGGCTGATGCTGTCGCACCGTCTGGTATCAGCGGTTGGTTTGGCGCAGCCCTACTCGGAGCAACCTGACGAAGCAGCCAAACTGGATTTCCCGGAAGAGGCCTTTCAAGCATGCATGACACCTGTGCCGGATACCAGCAATTTGACTCCGGTAACCGTTGACTATCGTGACGATATGGCCCCACCGGTCTTGCGTGAAAAAACAGCGGGGCTGAACTAG